ATTGAATCCAGCCTACGGCGTTTTGCTGACTCAAGAAAAGAAGCAACGGTTTGCCGATGCGTTACTTGAAATTCAGAGTCGCGATTCGATCACCGGGGAACAGTTGATCGAGTTTCTGCAGCCGCTGTTTGCCGACGCACACGAGCAGGTCCTTGCCGAGTCGGCGCCGCTGCCAGCCGAGCCTTCGTTGCCGGAGGACATTCATTGCCGCCTCGTCGCCAGCGGCGTGATCTTCCAATGCGACTTTGCCGGGCAGGAACTAGCCGACGAATTGGACAAGCTGCAAAACCTTCCATTCGACGCGTCACCGGCGGCGACGCTGCTGCGGTTGGACTGCGCCGAGGATGTTATACCAGCTCCCATCCCTCCGACCGAGCAACGGTTTCTGGTCACCGAAGCCGACCCGTCACAGGAGGCTGCGGTCTTTGCAGCCCGCAATCCGCCGGGGCTTCTGATCCAGGGACCGCCCGGAACGGGGAAGAGCCAGACGATCGTGAACATCGTCGCCGACGCGGTTGCTCGCGGGCAAACCGTCCTGGTTGTCTGCCAAAAGCAAGCGGCGTTGGAGGTGGTCGGACATCGCTTGGAATCGTCGGGGCTTGGCGATCGAACCGTTTTAATTGGGGATCCATCACGCGACCGAAAGCCGTTTCTCACGAGATTGCGTGCGGAATTGGCGGAGCTGCGTGGGCAATTGGGACGCGAGTCGGCGGCTGCGAAACATCGGACACAGGCGGCAGAAGTTGGCCGATTGGAGGCGGAACTCGATCGCATCCACGAAGCGATGACGCATCCTGTGCTGCAGAGCGGTTTGACCTACGAACAGGTCGTCGCGGATCTGATCGAACATGGCAATCAGCCCACCACGGTTTCGGTGCCATCGCTGCGTCCCCTGCTGAAACCGCTGGCGATTGCATCGGTAAAAGCGATCGGACAACAGATCGAATCGATCGCCCCGCTTTGGTTAGCCGCACGTTATGAAAACAGCAGCCTGCATGCCTTAAAAAGGTTCTCCGCCGACCGGGATACCATTGTTGCGGTGAAGCATGCATTGGATGCTTTCATCCAGTGCGAAGGGATACGGCACGAAGAGCTGGAAGAAGCGACGCGCGTCGTCGACATCAACCAGTTTGACATGCGTGCAATGGAAGGCTGGCTATCGGAGCATCAAACGGCTATCGAGGCGACATCCGAACCGACGTTGGCGACGACGGGGAAATGGGTGGAGCTGTTTGAAAGTGGAGTCGCCGACGCAGAGCTCCATCGATTGACCGGACTCGCCGCAGACGCTCAATCCAACCTGGCTCCCGAGAGTGAGTTGCTGTTGCGGACGAAGCTCTCGCCGTTATCCGACGCCGAAATCGACGCATTGCACCACGACAGTCGAACGATCTCGCGTTGGCAGCGTTCTTGGCTGCGAAAGATTTGGCCGCCCTATCACAGCGCCGTATCGCGGCTCGCTCAGTTCTGCGGATCCGACGCAGCGCAAGTTGGCGAAGAGATCGCCGCGATCGGCGATGCGCTGCAATACGAAGCGGCGGCACGCGTGGGCTGCCGCGGATACGAACAGGCCCGCATGCGGTTGCAGTTGGAAGCTCCCGTGGTGAATCTCTCTTCGCAGCTGCTTGGCGACAAGGTGCGGTCTCTTATGACAAGATTGCAGGATGCTAAAGCACTGATCGATCGGGGGAACAACTGTCCCTGTCGCGATCATTACCATTTAGCCCTCCGAGCAGGCACCTCGTTGGCGATTCGTGAATTCTTAACTGCCGCGAGCCAAGGCGTTCGATTGGATCGATTGCGGAATGAGAGTCTCGAAACGCTGCAACCATTAGAAGCATGGTTCGAGACTGCGTGGATCGATCGCGTAACAGGTTTGCTGCGATTGGGCGAACCGACAAACAAGGAGACCGACGGGATCGTTGCCGCTTGGGATTCGTTAGCTGCATTCCAAACGTTCCGCTTGCGATCGGATTCGATCTCGGATGTCGTAAGGTCGGGACTGGCGGCGATGGCACCGAAACGAGAGGTTTGGGAATCGATGCCTGCGGAATCAGCTGGCGATTTGATGCGACAAACGGTGCAGCGCGAGGCGTTGCTGGCGTGGCGTGCCAATGCAGAGGAACAATGGCCGTGGTTGTTGATCGACCGCGAAGAATTTGAGAGCAAGGTGGCACAGCTGCGAGACGGTTGCAAAGCGTTGGGCGAGGCGGTGCGACGGCTGGTGCCTCAGCTGCCCGCTGTCGACAAGATCGCCCGACGCAACCGCTGGGACGACATCCTGATGTTCACCGGACCGCGCGCGAAGAAGCTGCGTGAAACCGTCGACATGGGACGCGAATTTGGGCTGTATCAAATGCGGCCGATCTGGCTGGCCAATCCCGATACCGTATCGCGGATCTTTCCGCTGCAGCAGGGATTGTTCGACGTCGTGGTCTTCGACGAAGCGTCTCAATTGCCGGTTGAATACGCGCTGCCGGCGATCTATCGCGGCAAGACGATCGTCGTGAGCGGTGATGAAAAGCAATTGCCGCCCGCGAAGTTTTTTGCCGCTGCGTTTGACGATGAAGATGAAACCCCGACCGACTTGGAAGGGGAGGAGCTAGAGGATGCGATCGAGAGCCGAGGGAAACGCCGTGAGGTGAAAGATTGCGGCGATCTGTTGGAGCTCGCCTCGCCGGTCTTCCCCAAGGTGATGCTGAACGTTCACTATCGATCGAAGTACCGCCAGCTGATCGATTTCTCCAATGCGGCCTATTATGAAAACGGCTTGAGCGTTCCGGTGCTGCATCCGCCTGAGAAGGTGGCTGAGCTGAAGCCGATCGAGTTCGTCGAGGTCGACGGAGTGTATGAGAACCAATCGAACGAGATCGAAGCGGATCGGGTCGTCGATTCGATCCGAACGCTCTGGGCGTCGATGCCGATCGCGGCAACACCGACAATCGGCGTGGTGACTTTCAACTTGAAGCAGGCCGAGCTGATCGAAGACAAACTGGAGCTGTTGGCCGAACAGGACGAAGCGTTTCGGCAAGCGTTGATGCAGCAGCGGAATCGCGTGCAGGACGGCGAGCGTTGCGGTTTCTTTGTCAAGAACGTCGAAAGCGTGCAGGGAGACGAACGGGACTGGATGATCTTTTCGACAACGTTTGGCAACAACGCCCAAGGGAGCTTCCGACGCAATTTTGGCGTGCTCGGTCAGCGCGGTGGCGAACGGCGGTTGAACGTCGCGACGACGCGGGCGAAACATCGGATGGTGATCTATTCGTCGATGCCACTCGAACGAATCAGCGACACACGGCAAAGTCTGGTCGCGCCGCAAACGCCTCGCGACTATCTGCAAGCCTATTTGATGTACGCCAAGGCGGTTTCCGATGCTCGCTTCGACGATGCCACTCGGATTCTAGGGGCCTTCGGCCCGCGGAGTTCGACGCGGTCGCTGACCGATGCGCACGCGGACTCCTTCGTGATCGAAGTGCAAACGTTTTTGGAGTCCGAAGGCTATGTCGTGGAAAGCCCTCGGGCGAACGACGCGTTTCGATTCGACCTTGCGATCCGCCGGCCCGAAGATGGCATGTTTGCGATCGCAATCGAATGCGATTCGCCACGCCATCCCGATTTAAAATACGCGCGGCACCGCGAGCTTTGGCGTCGCGACGTGCTCAAATCGACCGTCCCCACGATCTACCGGGTTTGGTCGCGGATGTGGTTGGTCGATGAAACGACGGAGCGAAAACGATTACTCGAAGCGGTTAAGAAAGCGGTAGGCAACACATGAGTGGTCCCAAAGTTGTCGACGTTCGGGCGATCCGAGCCGCTCAAGAACGCGAGTTTCGGAAGCTGCGACATCGGAGCGAAAAACAGTTTCGAAAGATCCAAGCGATGCTCGAAGCAACCGAGGACGAGACCCTTCAGCGGGTCTTCGGTTCGTTGACCAATGCGCTGGCGCGCCTTGACGCCGACCGGCAAGCGACCGCATTGCCGCGATCCCTGGATGCGATACTCGATCAAGCAAACGCAACGTTGGAATGCGCGCTGCAATTGAAATCGAAGCTCGAAGAAAAACGTATCGCCTCGGTTGCGGAGCGGCTTGGTCGGCAGCGTTCGATCGCCACCGCAATCGCGGCGACGGTCTTGCGGCTCGACGCAGCGAACCTCGCAACGATGAAAGCGGATCTGCTGGCCAAGCCGGACGAGGTCCAATTGCAGATCGCATTGGACGCGTTGGCGATGGAAGCGCAGCGGCGAGCTGATGCCGATTTGCAAGGGGAAGCCGACTTATTGGCGAATGGCCACGAAACGGTTTCGGTCGACGAATGGCTGGCTGCACAACCGGCTAAAAAATCTGCGGCGGAAGTGCGTTTGGAACAACTTGCTGCCAAGGTTTCCGTTCTGGATGGTCTTGGCGATGCTTCGCCGTGGCTGACGCGGATCGCGGAAGTTCGTCAAATCGACGACGCGGCGCGACAGCGATTGCAGACCGATTCGTTGATCATCCAATTGGGCGAAGAACTCGAGCGGCGGCGAGCGTTGGAACGCCGAGCCGAACTTCTCGACGGGTTGGAAGCGGAACTGGCAGCGTTCGACGCCGACGCGGAATTGCTGCGGCAACGGATCGAGCGTGCTCGCGGAGACGAAACTGCGGACAGCGCCGAACTGCAAGCCGAAGTCTCCGTGTGGACCGAAGCGGAAGCAAAGCGGATCGATCGGGATGCAAGTCGCGCGGCGATCCTTTCGGTACTGCAATCGATGGGATACGACGTGCGCGAATCGATGGCGACCGGCTGGGCCGAAGATGGCAAGGTCGTCGTCCAGGCTCCGGGCAGCCAAGACTATGCCGTCGAGCTGAGCACGGTCGCCGGCGATCGTTTAAAGACGCAGCTTGTTCGCTATGGCGATCCAGGTTCCAGCAATGCCATGCAGCAGCAACGCGATGTTGAAATGGAAACCACGTGGTGCAAGTCGCATGCGGAAGTCATGGGTGAGCTGGACCGGCGGGGTTTGGAAACGAAGGTCCTCACCGCCCGTCCGATCGGATCGACACCAATCGCCGTCATCACCAAGACGGATGAACGGCGAGCGCAAATCGAAACGATGGTCAAGAAGCAGGAACGACAGCAACAATCAAAGCGTCCGTGAATTGGATCGATCCGGTTGGAGTCGAGTCTTAAGGCGACCGATGCGTCCATCAAAACTCTCCGACCACTTCTCCACCGCCGCGCGTTCCAAGGGCGTTGTAGACGGCTTCCTCGATCGTTTCGTTGATCGATCGGACCGAACCATCGGCAATCGCAAACTGGCCGATCCCGGCATGAGGGGCTGACAACCCTTTATCATCGGTGCCGATCTGGTTGGGGCGGAACTGAGTTTCAAACAGAACCATGTGCCCGTGGTCGTCGGTCAGTTCCGTAATTTCTCGGACCGCGGCCGACCAAGCGGTTTCGAAGAATGCGTGTCCGCCAACGGTGGTCCCTGGCAACGGGCCGTTGGTCCGTTCGCCTAAGAACAGCGTATTGGAGAGGCCATCGGTAATGTCGCGAAACCTGGTGGCGCTGTTGCGATAGAAAACGCCCTGACTTTGCAACGGCGTGTCGTCGAGATTGACCGCTGCGGTGGAAGGGCCCCAGTTCGCGGCGTAGCTGCCCGCTGCATATTGTTCAATCGGCGAGGCGCTTTCGTCGCGAACGACAAAGTTGCCTTCGGAGAACGGATCCGACGGACACAAGAAAACAGGGAGCGATTGTTCCCGGGGCAGTCGGTTGCGAACATCGAACATCGGAATGTTAAAGTCGAATTGATCGTGAAGGTTCTGCTGTTCGATTTGAGGCAAGATCAAACAGCCCCATGCAGCGCCCATCTGGTTGGCGCCGGCTCCGGTCGCATCGAACTTGTGCAAATAGCCAGGGGCCAACAATCCGAAAGTCGATTCGTAGTTGTGGAGCCCGAGGGCAAGTTGTTTCAGGTTGTTCTTGCACGAGAACCGACGAGCGGCCTCGCGGGCCTGTTGGACCGCCGGCAACAACAATCCGACCAGAACGCCGATGATCGCAATCACAACTAACAGTTCGACTAAGGTAAACCCACGTGTGGGACGCGGGGTTCGGTAACTGGAAAACACGAATATCTCCTGAGTGGCCGCGGGTGGGCGCAATCTAAGCGCACCGCCGGAAGCGGCTTGAGTTTTTGAAAACAAAGTTCCCAACGGACCAGAGGCAACCCGAGCAGCAGAGTGCAACGAGCTAGCGCACCGCCCGCGTATCCCTCCAACAAACAGTGAGGACGGATCGGGATTGCGGAATGACTATGGCTAGAAGTGTTTTTGCGCCGCCGTGGTATCAGGCGACGAAAAACGGGAGGCCATAGGAATCAGGAGGCGGGACCGTTGGGGCGTCACGCAGACGACTGGCCCAACCGATTTCAGGATCGGTGAGAAACGAAGAGCCACCGTAGGGAATGAGATTTGTCGGATCGGGCAACGGGCCGCCAAACAAGAACAATAAGTTAAGCCATTGGGCAAGCGTAAATGAAGGGCCGACCTCGGTCGTGTCGCCGCTAACGGTCTGCGATGGATAGGAGAACGTTTGGTCGGCGACTTGCGTTACGTGTGCGTCACTGAAATCGGGAAGCACCCACTCGAAGCCGAAAAACGAAATGTGGACGTGTGATGCGACCGCGTGGATCTCGGTAGCAGCGTCGGATCCACGGGGATGAGGATGATGGTGACCGCCATGCCCGTGATCGTGCGGATGGGCGTGTGACAGCGAATGGGAGTGCGCATGGTCACCCCCGTGATGCGTATGTCGAACGCCGGGAGTCAGAACCGAACCGGCTGCGATCAGCAGGATCAAAAAACTACCGACAACCGCGTTGAGCCAACGGCGTCGCGTCATTCTGGCGGGAACCATCCTTCAAAGTCGAACCTTAGCAGCCGAGTTGGCTGTTCCAATATCGAGCTACTGTACACGCTGACCTCGCCGATGGAACTCGCTACTTCAAGAATTCATATTCCCCGCCACGAAGCGATCCCGGCGTTGGAAGCATGGTCATCCGGTCGGCACACATCGCGGCGGACCGCCGCTTCGCGTTGGCGAGAATTCACCAACGGTTGGTCCAATGATCCGTATGAACGATGCATGCCGGTGCTGGCAAGCAGGCTCAAACGTTCTTACAACGCTTCGAGAACTTCGGCGGCCGAAGAACGACCACGATGGGTTTCGCTGATCTTAACGAACTGGATCTTGCCAGCTTCATCGAGGACCAGCGTCGTTGGATAAGCCGTCTCGCGTGGCGCGTCCCAACGCAGACCGTAAGCGTTTGTGAAGGTGTAACCTGGATCCAAGAGGAAGGTGAGCGGAGCGGGGAGCTTGGTTCCTTGCAGAAATTCGTCAGCGCGTTGATCCAGCTGCGACTTCGGGCCCGGATAAACCAACAACACCTTGGCGTTCTTGGCGGCGAACTTGCTGGCATTTTTGACAAAGTCACCTACCTGCGCCGAACAGGCGGGGCACTGCTTGCCGGGGAAGCCTCGCAAAACCACAACAACGACCTTGCCATCGGCGTTCACGTCGCTCAATTTAACTTCGCCCGACAGCTCTCCACCGACCGACTGCAATTGAAAATCCTTGGCGGTTTGCCCGACAGCCAACGCTTTTTTGGCTGCCTGCACGGGGGCGGGCGATTCGGCCTGCACGCTCGCGGAGATCGAAAACGCGATAAGAGTCATCACACAAAACGCATTCATTTGTTGCAAGATTCGCATCAGCTTCACACCTCGTTGTTTTTGAGTAGGGGATGGCAAGGAACGGGAACCCGAACCTTGCCGGTGACGTATACTGGTCATAGATTGTGACTGTGCCCGTCGACCATGTGAAGCCAACTCCCTTCAATACCTGAAGAAATCAAGCACCTGTCGCCGCCGGGCGGCCACGGGAATTGACAGTTGGCAACTTGCGTTGACGGCCGATCGCTTGAACCCGCCCGATTCACCTGCCCCGGTAAAGGCAATCGACTCGCCCTACCACCGCCCCCGCGTTTGGCTTTGCCGACCGCACGACAGGTGGTGGTTTGCTTAGTCGATGTCAAATTGAACTCGTTCACGAAACGCTTGACGCATAATATCTCACTAGTAAGCTATTGACAGATACACGTCCTTGCAATCAGTGAAAAGATCGCATGAAGCTACAGGAAGAACTCCATCGCCCGATCCCGTTTGTATCGCTTCAGCAAGAGGCGTTGCTGAATCTGCTGCGCATCGGCGATCAGTTGGAGGTTCGACTGTCTCGTTACTTTCGCGAGCACGGTTTAACGCTATCGCGGTTCAACGTGTTGCGGAATCTGTTGTTGGCCGACCGGCCGTTGACATGCGGCGAGATTGGCGAGCGGATGATTCAAGTGGTCCCGGCGATCACTTCGCTGGTCGATCACCTGGAAAACCAAGGTCTGGTGCAGCGCGAGCGATGTGACGAAGATCGCCGCGTGGTGCATGTGCGAATCACCAAAGCGGGCCGAAAGCTGGCCGACACAGCGATGCAACCACTCAAGGGCATGGAGACGGATCTGTTTGCCAAACTGAATTCAACGGAACTGAAGAGCCTGATAGGGCTAGCGGAAAAGGTCAGGGAATCGTTTGTCGAATACGACAAACTGCCCACTTAAATCAAAATATTCGGGGAACTGGAGACCACGTGTCTAAATCGTTGACGAATCGGGAACTGCAACTCTTTCGGAGTTTCGCTCCCGCACGACACCCAATGCCGCTGCAAGTGGCGTTTCTGTTCATGCTGACCGCGGTACTTGTCACCGGCTGCAAAAAGCAGCCCGCGGGGAAACCTCCTGCGATGGTGCAAACGGTCACCGTGGCATCACCGATCACGAAACAGATCGTCGAATGGGATGCGTACACCGGCCGGCTGGAAGCTGTCGATTTCGTTGAAATCCGAGCCCGCGTTGGCGGATATTTGCAGTCGATCTATTTCGATGAAGGGCAAGTTGTCCAAGCGGGCGATCTGTTGTTCACGATCGATCCGCGTCCATTCCAGGCCGAACTCAACTCGGCCAAGGCGCGGCTGCGACAATCGCAATCGCAACTGAAGCAGACCGAAGCGATGATCAATGAGGCGAAGGCTCGGGCGTTGCAGTCGGAAGCCAAGTTGGAACTTGCCAGTTTGCGGTACAAGCGAACCCAAGCGTTGACGCGACAGAGCGCCGCGTCGCAGGAAGAGCTGGACGAACGCGAAGCGGAATTTTTGCAAGCTAAAGCGGACATCGAAGGGGTTCAAGCAGGAATCAGTTCCGCCCAAGCTGCGCACGCGACCGCCGAAGCGGCGATCGAAGTCGCGCAGGCCGGCGTGGAGACTGCGGAGTTGAATCTGCAGTACACGCAAATCACTGCTCCTGTGACCGGACGGATCAGTCGCCAGTACGTGACCGAGGGGAACTTGATCGCTGGCGGATCGTCGACCTCATCGCTGCTGACCACGATCACATCGATGAACCCGATCTACTGCGTCTTCGACGCCAACGAGCAGGACGTTCTGAAATATTCTCGACTGGCACGATCTGGTGAACGCGAAAGTTCGCGGGTTGCCAAGAATCCCGTCTTCTTAGGTTTGGTCGATGAACAGGGCTTCCCTCACCACGGCCACATGGACTTTGTCGACAACCGATTCGACGCCAATACGGCCAGTATGCGTGCACGTTGCGTCTTCCCCAACGAAGACAATCTGTTGTTGCCCGGTATGTTCGGCCGGATTCGCATCCCCGGCAGCGCGGCGA
Above is a genomic segment from Rosistilla ulvae containing:
- a CDS encoding MarR family winged helix-turn-helix transcriptional regulator, translating into MKLQEELHRPIPFVSLQQEALLNLLRIGDQLEVRLSRYFREHGLTLSRFNVLRNLLLADRPLTCGEIGERMIQVVPAITSLVDHLENQGLVQRERCDEDRRVVHVRITKAGRKLADTAMQPLKGMETDLFAKLNSTELKSLIGLAEKVRESFVEYDKLPT
- a CDS encoding peroxiredoxin family protein, with the translated sequence MRILQQMNAFCVMTLIAFSISASVQAESPAPVQAAKKALAVGQTAKDFQLQSVGGELSGEVKLSDVNADGKVVVVVLRGFPGKQCPACSAQVGDFVKNASKFAAKNAKVLLVYPGPKSQLDQRADEFLQGTKLPAPLTFLLDPGYTFTNAYGLRWDAPRETAYPTTLVLDEAGKIQFVKISETHRGRSSAAEVLEAL
- a CDS encoding protein kinase domain-containing protein gives rise to the protein MSLVKICPKCGHPNDLTEMYCSGEGTTGNGCGFSVATVAATVPNSAGTTVEGPDEDEPQADERRCVNGHAMFPDDLVCIECGGDVASETAEQQPADDASLIFGDRYRVVQTLKQEDDLADRYLVEPTVSNEATDRKDLLLCKHYPLGIDRDEEVQSILLSLNSPRCLRLIDVGDRDHRSFEVYESCPHGTIVDLAIESPFEEAFCRDLVDQNSTALNDLQDAGLLHRDLQPKNIGLQSSDPIDLVVSNYNAAAVAELEIHVAPNPRTSRYTAPECFAGISTFASDWWSLGVILLERLTGGNLFEEIDSRAFQLLILTRPVPIPEELDDSWQTLLKGLLTRDHSRRWGHAQVTAWLAGETDLQHYFESDLDADDQGVAIRLGDEDYHSAARYALAAASPEHWQDAVVQLASGELGTWLAEGKLDDRARENWDTIVEDHSLGSDQQLMLALLVLNDQLPLCFDGEIVSPASFAATAVRSLAWLRGSIASHLMRISRELWFVDVAERREAAERLIQKREIPIDAARFDALSLIVDRETLLQQWGRRQADWPESRHLALAHLLSKHSLSEVELLVLLAAPLTEFRSADDLLDEAEREANAAGIGTFWDREAARQGLQQGRREVFEALGDRLSDFVRCGVATADQWADTFRFEHRISLARAVALLCVPAEQWQKPEGGEHWRLLMDFFRRKVLSSVQRGPLMSLRISKNSARIDVAQLGSGAIQADSLIHAIIGNDGNPSRVDPSVLAGDPILQRRLRRLRNNCENYQRDTGISSLHLGFPFLVRRDVDAGQSRPRFVPLLLWPVKLDYAEGQNTSLRIAADREQERVRLNPAYGVLLTQEKKQRFADALLEIQSRDSITGEQLIEFLQPLFADAHEQVLAESAPLPAEPSLPEDIHCRLVASGVIFQCDFAGQELADELDKLQNLPFDASPAATLLRLDCAEDVIPAPIPPTEQRFLVTEADPSQEAAVFAARNPPGLLIQGPPGTGKSQTIVNIVADAVARGQTVLVVCQKQAALEVVGHRLESSGLGDRTVLIGDPSRDRKPFLTRLRAELAELRGQLGRESAAAKHRTQAAEVGRLEAELDRIHEAMTHPVLQSGLTYEQVVADLIEHGNQPTTVSVPSLRPLLKPLAIASVKAIGQQIESIAPLWLAARYENSSLHALKRFSADRDTIVAVKHALDAFIQCEGIRHEELEEATRVVDINQFDMRAMEGWLSEHQTAIEATSEPTLATTGKWVELFESGVADAELHRLTGLAADAQSNLAPESELLLRTKLSPLSDAEIDALHHDSRTISRWQRSWLRKIWPPYHSAVSRLAQFCGSDAAQVGEEIAAIGDALQYEAAARVGCRGYEQARMRLQLEAPVVNLSSQLLGDKVRSLMTRLQDAKALIDRGNNCPCRDHYHLALRAGTSLAIREFLTAASQGVRLDRLRNESLETLQPLEAWFETAWIDRVTGLLRLGEPTNKETDGIVAAWDSLAAFQTFRLRSDSISDVVRSGLAAMAPKREVWESMPAESAGDLMRQTVQREALLAWRANAEEQWPWLLIDREEFESKVAQLRDGCKALGEAVRRLVPQLPAVDKIARRNRWDDILMFTGPRAKKLRETVDMGREFGLYQMRPIWLANPDTVSRIFPLQQGLFDVVVFDEASQLPVEYALPAIYRGKTIVVSGDEKQLPPAKFFAAAFDDEDETPTDLEGEELEDAIESRGKRREVKDCGDLLELASPVFPKVMLNVHYRSKYRQLIDFSNAAYYENGLSVPVLHPPEKVAELKPIEFVEVDGVYENQSNEIEADRVVDSIRTLWASMPIAATPTIGVVTFNLKQAELIEDKLELLAEQDEAFRQALMQQRNRVQDGERCGFFVKNVESVQGDERDWMIFSTTFGNNAQGSFRRNFGVLGQRGGERRLNVATTRAKHRMVIYSSMPLERISDTRQSLVAPQTPRDYLQAYLMYAKAVSDARFDDATRILGAFGPRSSTRSLTDAHADSFVIEVQTFLESEGYVVESPRANDAFRFDLAIRRPEDGMFAIAIECDSPRHPDLKYARHRELWRRDVLKSTVPTIYRVWSRMWLVDETTERKRLLEAVKKAVGNT
- a CDS encoding coiled-coil domain-containing protein produces the protein MSGPKVVDVRAIRAAQEREFRKLRHRSEKQFRKIQAMLEATEDETLQRVFGSLTNALARLDADRQATALPRSLDAILDQANATLECALQLKSKLEEKRIASVAERLGRQRSIATAIAATVLRLDAANLATMKADLLAKPDEVQLQIALDALAMEAQRRADADLQGEADLLANGHETVSVDEWLAAQPAKKSAAEVRLEQLAAKVSVLDGLGDASPWLTRIAEVRQIDDAARQRLQTDSLIIQLGEELERRRALERRAELLDGLEAELAAFDADAELLRQRIERARGDETADSAELQAEVSVWTEAEAKRIDRDASRAAILSVLQSMGYDVRESMATGWAEDGKVVVQAPGSQDYAVELSTVAGDRLKTQLVRYGDPGSSNAMQQQRDVEMETTWCKSHAEVMGELDRRGLETKVLTARPIGSTPIAVITKTDERRAQIETMVKKQERQQQSKRP
- a CDS encoding efflux RND transporter periplasmic adaptor subunit, whose protein sequence is MVQTVTVASPITKQIVEWDAYTGRLEAVDFVEIRARVGGYLQSIYFDEGQVVQAGDLLFTIDPRPFQAELNSAKARLRQSQSQLKQTEAMINEAKARALQSEAKLELASLRYKRTQALTRQSAASQEELDEREAEFLQAKADIEGVQAGISSAQAAHATAEAAIEVAQAGVETAELNLQYTQITAPVTGRISRQYVTEGNLIAGGSSTSSLLTTITSMNPIYCVFDANEQDVLKYSRLARSGERESSRVAKNPVFLGLVDEQGFPHHGHMDFVDNRFDANTASMRARCVFPNEDNLLLPGMFGRIRIPGSAAKQAVLIPDSAIGTDQSTQYVYVVDGDMIKRRAIKTGPIVDGLRVIREGLVGDETLVIEGLLQARPDLKVKTVEGTIEVVEDGLPDDYEPVPADQWISPTPDELPVAIASGEVSS
- a CDS encoding DUF1559 domain-containing protein, encoding MFSSYRTPRPTRGFTLVELLVVIAIIGVLVGLLLPAVQQAREAARRFSCKNNLKQLALGLHNYESTFGLLAPGYLHKFDATGAGANQMGAAWGCLILPQIEQQNLHDQFDFNIPMFDVRNRLPREQSLPVFLCPSDPFSEGNFVVRDESASPIEQYAAGSYAANWGPSTAAVNLDDTPLQSQGVFYRNSATRFRDITDGLSNTLFLGERTNGPLPGTTVGGHAFFETAWSAAVREITELTDDHGHMVLFETQFRPNQIGTDDKGLSAPHAGIGQFAIADGSVRSINETIEEAVYNALGTRGGGEVVGEF